In a genomic window of Telopea speciosissima isolate NSW1024214 ecotype Mountain lineage chromosome 5, Tspe_v1, whole genome shotgun sequence:
- the LOC122660790 gene encoding protein DMP4-like, which produces MPLALDDNDATRKVLIEGGNNNDYDDYTNPEIDDDDDDDSVDETSSFLYVINTILSGTARLNVLLPTATILAFTIFAPLLTNDGKCDNFNRWLMAVFLGISAASCVFFTFTDSFRTASGRLYYGIATINGIWTFNYGGRKRPCRPSDYKLRWADLFHASLSLIAFLTFAGSNYDVVLCYYPSMPRMVTNTVPLVVGFVISVLFVVFPSKRRGIGYPFLLRRDALYFRS; this is translated from the coding sequence ATGCCCTTAGCACTCGATGATAATGATGCAACCCGCAAAGTTCTAATCGAAGGTGGCAACAACAATGACTACGATGACTACACCAACCCAGAAATcgacgatgatgatgacgatgatagTGTCGATGAGACTTCTTCTTTCCTCTATGTCATCAATACAATCCTAAGCGGCACCGCTCGCCTCAACGTTCTCTTGCCCACAGCAACCATCCTCGCATTCACCATCTTTGCTCCTCTCCTAACCAACGATGGCAAATGTGATAACTTTAACCGTTGGCTCATGGCTGTCTTCCTTGGAATATCAGCAGCTTCATGTGTTTTCTTCACATTTACAGATAGTTTTCGAACAGCTTCAGGGAGATTATATTATGGGATTGCAACAATTAATGGGATTTGGACGTTTAATTATGGAGGTAGAAAAAGACCATGTAGGCCAAGTGATTATAAGCTAAGGTGGGCTGATCTCTTCCATGCATCTCTTTCGTTGATTGCGTTTTTAACGTTTGCAGGTTCGAATTATGATGTTGTGTTGTGTTATTATCCTTCAATGCCAAGGATGGTGACCAACACGGTTCCTCTTGTGGTTGGATTTGTTATAAGTGTTTTGTTTGTAGTGTTTCCTTCCAAAAGAAGGGGTATTGGGTATCCTTTCTTGCTTAGGAGGGACGCTTTGTACTTTCGAAGCTAA
- the LOC122660791 gene encoding protein DMP3-like yields the protein METEMSLRSRSKKDTAGSPATDPTSSTDDEKEPLIPSASSESSSSSQRAISATLASAANLANLLPTGTLMAFQLLVPVFTNNGSCDSVTRSLTLLLLMVLSVSCFLICFTDSFKLDGQVYHGIATPKGMWLFDYSGTTGSSLPDLSKYKLKPLDFVHGTLTVLVFCSVALRDRNVVSCFYPHPEHETQEVLDIVPVGLGFICSMLFMVFPTTRHGIGFSVTPGK from the coding sequence ATGGAAACAGAAATGTCTCTCAGGAGTAGAAGCAAAAAAGACACTGCTGGATCGCCAGCAACAGATCCAACCAGCTCAACAGATGATGAAAAGGAACCTCTGATTCCAAGTGCTTCCTCAGAGTCATCCTCTTCATCGCAACGAGCCATCTCTGCAACTCTAGCGAGCGCTGCAAACTTGGCAAACCTCCTCCCCACAGGCACTCTGATGGCCTTTCAACTCCTTGTCCCAGTCTTCACCAACAACGGCAGCTGCGACTCTGTGACACGCTCTTTGACATTGCTGCTGTTAATGGTACTCTCTGTGTCTTGCTTCCTTATATGCTTTACAGACAGCTTCAAGTTAGATGGGCAAGTTTATCACGGCATCGCCACCCCAAAGGGCATGTGGCTCTTCGACTACTCAGGAACCACAGGTTCAAGTCTTCCTGATCTCAGCAAGTATAAGCTCAAGCCCCTAGACTTTGTCCATGGGACCTTAACAGTCTTGGTATTCTGTTCTGTCGCCTTACGAGATAGGAATGTGGTGAGTTGCTTCTACCCCCACCCGGAACACGAGACGCAAGAAGTTCTGGACATTGTCCCTGTTGGATTAGGGTTCATCTGCAGCATGCTGTTCATGGTTTTCCCCACCACCCGACATGGTATAGGGTTCTCTGTTACTCCTGGGAAGTGA